The following are encoded in a window of Acipenser ruthenus chromosome 26, fAciRut3.2 maternal haplotype, whole genome shotgun sequence genomic DNA:
- the LOC117430510 gene encoding sodium- and chloride-dependent GABA transporter ine-like, giving the protein METIEVKEGGSNRPKWSRQIEFTLAGIGYAVGLGNVWRFPYLCYRSGGGAFLIPYFIMLVLVGIPLLYMELTLGQYLQLGPIHALAKVCPLLKGVGVATVAISFIMCTYYNVVITWALYYLFSSFQSPLPWQSCNNTWNVMENCTDHLSNRSAGTTTASQQFFNYRVLERTGGVGEAGTLRWELFCLLFLAWVLIYFSIFKGVKSTGKVVYFTALFPYVILLALLINNAQLPGAIEGIKFFIIPEWEKLAEVEVWVNAAAQIFNSIGISFGSLISMSSYNTFNNNILKDTLAISITNSVTSILAGFVIFSAFGYMSYLQNVPVSSLAVDGPALVYVVYPQAFANMPVAPLWAVLFFIMLICLGLDSQFAMVEVMVTSLMDGIGSCILKYLKRKEFAVLLVCTTAFLLGIPHVMQAGIYTFQLMDHYTAIVSVMFIAFFEVVAVCWVYGVPRLSQNVEEMLGKKPNLFFRICWMVVSPLFVTIILVFTVLQFKPARYEGNVYPPWAQGIGWVICMASIIWIPLGAVHTLWTLKGSFKERLIKSVTPFSLDKFSKWSREYSGLHSLYPDIAVICTSFSGLKRPSKDTHF; this is encoded by the exons ATGGAAACCATTGAAGTTAAAGAAGGGGGATCCAATAGGCCCAAATGGAGCAGGCAGATAGAGTTCACACTGGCTGGGATCGGCTATGCTGTTGGGCTTGGAAATGTGTGGAGATTCCCGTATTTGTGCTACAGGAGTGGTGGAG GTGCTTTTCTCATCCCTTATTTCATAATGTTGGTATTGGTCGGAATCCCTCTTCTTTACATGGAGCTTACTCTTGGACAGTACTTACAGCTGGGACCCATTCATGCCCTGGCTAAAGTTTGCCCTTTGCTTAAAG GTGTTGGCGTGGCGACGGTGGCTATTTCTTTCATCATGTGTACCTATTACAATGTGGTCATCACCTGGGCCCTCTATTATCTCTTCAGCTCATTCCAGAGCCCGCTGCCCTGGCAAAGCTGCAACAACACCTGGAACGTTATGGAAAACTGCACAGACCATCTCTCCAACAGGAGCGCCGGCACAACCACAGCCAGCCAACAGTTCTTCAA CTACAGAGTGCTGGAGAGGACTGGGGGTGTGGGTGAGGCCGGGACCCTGCGCTGGGAGCTGTTTTGCTTGCTGTTCCTCGCCTGGGTTCTCATTTATTTCTCTATATTCAAAGGAGTCAAATCTACCGGCAAG GTTGTATATTTCACGGCACTCTTTCCTTATGTGATATTACTGGCCCTGCTGATTAATAATGCACAACTCCCTGGTGCTATTGAGGGAATTAAATTCTTCATTATTCCTGAGTGGGAGAAACTTGCTGAAGTTGAG GTTTGGGTCAATGCTGCGGCCCAGATCTTCAACTCCATTGGAATATCCTTTGGTTCCCTCATTTCAATGTCCAGCTATAACACCTTCAACAACAATATTTTAAA AGACACCCTGGCGATCTCCATTACTAACTCTGTTACCAGTATCTTAGCTGGGTTTGTTATCTTCTCTGCATTTGGGTACATGTCCTACCTTCAGAATGTCCCGGTCAGTAGCCTCGCTGTTGATG GCCCGGCACTGGTGTATGTCGTTTACCCACAAGCCTTTGCCAACATGCCGGTGGCTCCTCTATGGGCTGTGCTGTTCTTCATCATGCTGATCTGCTTAGGGCTGGACAGTCAG TTTGCAATGGTGGAGGTGATGGTTACCAGTCTTATGGATGGTATTGGGAGCTGCATACTGAAGTATCTGAAACGTAAAGAGTTTGCTGTTCTACTCGTCTGCACCACAGCCTTTTTACTTGGCATTCCTCATGTCATGCAG GCTGGGATTTACACCTTCCAGTTAATGGACCATTATACTGCAATAGTGTCTGTCATGTTCATAGCGTTCTTCGAAGTGGTTGCGGTATGCTGGGTTTATG GTGTTCCGAGGCTCTCTCAGAATGTGGAGGAGATGTTAGGGAAGAAGCCGAATCTCTTTTTCAGGATCTGCTGGATGGTTGTGTCCCCTCTGTTTGTCACG ATAATCTTGGTTTTCACCGTTCTGCAGTTCAAACCAGCCCGCTATGAGGGTAATGTCTACCCGCCCTGGGCTCAGGGGATCGGCTGGGTGATCTGCATGGCGTCTATTATCTGGATTCCACTCGGCGCTGTCCATACACTGTGGACACTTAAAGGATCCTTCAAAGAG AGACTCATTAAGTCAGTCACTCCTTTCTCTCTTGACAAGTTCTCCAAATGGTCCAGAGAGTACTCAGGGCTGCACTCGCTGTACCCAGACATTGCTGTGATTTGCACATCATTCTCTGGGCTGAAGAGACCATCCAAAGACACGCATTTCTGA